The window cgggtaaggcctttattatgcagagcaagttTGTGAAGAAAAGGTACCTCTTACTGACCCGAATTTGAAGTTCTCCAGGAGTGTTTGCGGATCTACCGCGCAGTGTTGCTGATgcagcggagttcttccgagcagaAGAAGGGAGCTTaatgaagaagctgttctggttgcaataccttacgccagaacatccggtgccctttagcgacctgGATTTTTTTTTTTTGCCTTAAACATGAAGCTATTCTGTATTCTTCTAGACAAGCGTACTCTGGTTTTTCTCCCCGTTTATTGGCTATCTGGCTGATAAATTTACAACTGGAAGTATTTTTTTGCGGGGAATTTAGGACTTTATTCAACCATCAATAGCTCCTACACGACCATTTGCAACTTGAGTAGCAAAAATGTTGGAAGCCTCAATGATAGAAAATGTGTACTCCGCACGTTTATACACCTGAAAATACACACCATTTTCCACCACTTACTTGGATTCTTCGACAATGACCTCTTTGTCGGCTCCCCAAAAACCAATACTAAATGCTAAGGAAATGGTCCAACAAATCAAGCGGTGGTGGGCTGCGCAACGGCGAGGTCAGAGGGCGACAGCGTGCCGTTGTGGTCGGCGTCGAGCATGTCGAACTCCTCCATGAACTCTGAGATCTCCTCCTGGCTGATCTTCCCGAGCTCCTTGAGCTTGTACAGCACGAACTCCGCCGCCCCGACGCGCCGGTCACCGTCCAGGTCCGCCGCCTCCAGGTCGGTGTTCGTCGTCCGCCGCGTCAGCACCCAGCGCGCGAGCGCTCTCTGCCGCCGCTCCGCGTACAGCTCCGCCACGTACAGGAAGAAGAGCGCCACCACCACCGTGCTCACCGTCACCCACACCGCCGCGAACGCGCGCCCGGCCGACGACGTGAAGCTCCTGTCGCCGTACCCCAGCGTGGTCACCGTCGCGCACACGCAGTACAAGGCGTCCACGGGTCGCATCCCTTCGCCCTTCCACAGCACCAGCGTCCCCGACGCCACCGACGCCGCCAGCAGCGCCCCGGCCGCGTACAGCTTGTACCACGTCTTGTTCATCTCCATGGCGCGCAGCTCCCGCGCCGGGTGCTTGCCGTTGGCGTGGACCGCGCGGAAGACGAGCGACTCCTGCTTCTCGACCAGGTAGTCGGCGGACTTGCTCAGGGAGGTTCCAACCACGGCGACGCCGCCGAAGGCAAAGGCGCTCGCCAGCAGCTTGCCGGTGTCGCTGGACGGGACGAGGTCGCCGTAGCCGACGGTGGTCATGGTGACCACGCAGAAGTAGACCGCGTCAATAACGCGGCTGCCGCTGCGGTGCCCGGACATGTGGTCCATGGCGAGGTAGAaggcggtggtgccggcgacgacgtAGGCGAAGAGGAGCAGGCCCACCAGGCGGAAGCTCGAGCTCGGGCGGCCGCTCTCGAGCACTTCCTTGGCCGGCGAGGCCGCGCTTTCGGTCCGACTGGCGTTGCCGGGGGGAGTAAGAGGGCGAGGCTCTTCCAACGCAGCAGGATCGGCGGAAGGAGCCGTCCGGCAGCGCCGAAACCTCTTGACCCCGTCCGGCGGCTTCTGTCGGATGGCACCAGCCGCGTTGCCGTCGCCGCCGGATAGCAGCGGTTGTTGAACACCACCGGCCACCATTCTAGCCGATGGGCGATGGAGTTGCAGCAGCTAGCGATGCAGATATGTGCAGATCAGAGGAGAAATGCGAGCCTCTTCTTGTTCTCGATGACTCCACGTGTGGAGTGTATCGCCGTACAGGTGTAGTTTACAGGTGCGGGTTATGCCGCGTGGCTGCCTGGTTGCCCTTGAGTTTACTGCCTCTCTCCACCTGTAAAAACAAGAGAACATTTGTTCACTTTGACATTTTCTTTGAAAAAACTTTCAAGATATTCACCAAATATCATGACACATCATGTCACTACAAAGAACATCGTAGGTTATTCGAAATTACTTAAAAAGGTCGTCATATTAGCCTGCTGAATAAACGTACTAAATGTGGTATTCACACTCTGCTGAGATCTGGGCTACCATTAGTGGCTAAGGCGTAGCCCAAACCGGTGAAAATCATTTCAATCCCtttggaaaaacaaaagaaaagacaaCAATGTTTCATTGCAAGGAGTGTGAGTGCTTGACTCGAAGTGCCTGATACGCTCTGCGTTCACAGTGGTGTTGCCCAGATCTGGATCTGACGTCATGTGCTCGCCACGATTGTCCTAGGTGTCTCATGGTGACATGGTTGAGATGCCGAATGAAAGCCCCGCGCCTTGGCGTCGATGGAGGTGACCACCGCGGGTGCCGCTCATTTTTTAAGGACGTCGTTGTGGTTCTCCTCACCGTGTCAGACTGTCAGGGTTTCACGTGAAAACCCTTGTCCGTCTAGGACTCAGCAGCGGCCACGCTCAACGCTGTTTTTCCTTTTAAGGACGTTGTCGTGGAACTTAGGTGTCCTAGGGCCTGTTTGGTTTAGGCCAGCGCCCGGCATGCCAATCTGACTGTATAACGAAGCCCACTAAACAAGCCCATGTTAAGGTCAATTAGGCCATCATGGGTTCTCAAAGTCTGTAAGTTACCTTTCATGGAGAGTCTAGGTATGCAAACCATGGCGCCGCCAGGATCTATAGCTACCGTCTGCACATCGCGCTAGAATCGATCTAATTGATTCTTgcttgctgccgccgccgccgtgcttgCCTAAGGCACTATACCACTATCTATTATGTCTTCGTGCTAACTGCTAAGCAGGCTGCTGATCATGCCGACGTGCTGTGACATAGAGTCCGCCGATCCCCACATCTATACTTCTCAAGGTACGCCCGTATATACAATGGTGTTTTGTACGGATGATATCCTACTAGTATATAATTCCTATGGACTGCAATATACTAGTATGTACAATGGAATCATCAGATGCCTTTCTTTTTCATTTTGTTTGATGTGGTTTTGTGATTACAACCTGCAGTACTTCTCCTCTTCTACAGATGTCAATGTACGAGCTAGTCTAATCTTGCATAAAATAAGGTGCAATGCATACTAAGCTATGCC is drawn from Triticum dicoccoides isolate Atlit2015 ecotype Zavitan chromosome 4A, WEW_v2.0, whole genome shotgun sequence and contains these coding sequences:
- the LOC119287145 gene encoding two pore potassium channel b-like encodes the protein MVAGGVQQPLLSGGDGNAAGAIRQKPPDGVKRFRRCRTAPSADPAALEEPRPLTPPGNASRTESAASPAKEVLESGRPSSSFRLVGLLLFAYVVAGTTAFYLAMDHMSGHRSGSRVIDAVYFCVVTMTTVGYGDLVPSSDTGKLLASAFAFGGVAVVGTSLSKSADYLVEKQESLVFRAVHANGKHPARELRAMEMNKTWYKLYAAGALLAASVASGTLVLWKGEGMRPVDALYCVCATVTTLGYGDRSFTSSAGRAFAAVWVTVSTVVVALFFLYVAELYAERRQRALARWVLTRRTTNTDLEAADLDGDRRVGAAEFVLYKLKELGKISQEEISEFMEEFDMLDADHNGTLSPSDLAVAQPTTA